In the genome of Calothrix sp. PCC 6303, the window AATCGGGAAAATTCCTCTAGATGTTCAAAGCATGAAAATCGACTTAATGTCATTAACAGCACATAAAGTTTATGGTCCTAAAGGTATCGGTGCTTTGTATGTGAGACGACGCAACCCTAGAGTGAAGTTGACTGCACAGCAACATGGTGGTGGACATGAAAGGGGGATGCGTTCAGGAACTTTGTATACACCGCAAATAGTGGGATTTGGGAAAGCGGTGGAAATTGCTTTGGCAGAACAAGTTGTGGAAAATCAACGATTAAGGCAGTTACAACAAAGTTTGTGGGGAGTGATTTCTCAGTTAGAAGGAATTCACCTCAATGGACATCCAATACAACGGCTTTCGGGAAATTTAAATATTAGTGTTGAAGGGGTTAATGGGGCTGCTTTACTATTAGGATTACAATCAATAGTTGCCCTTTCTTCTGGTTCTGCTTGTTCCTCAACTAGTAGCAAATCTTCCCATGTGCTGCTTGCTTTGGGGCATTCTGAAAGCTTGGCTGATGCTTCTTTGAGAATTGGCATTGGACGCTTTAATACTGAGCTAGAAATTGACCAGGTTGGACAACAGATCGTCGAGACTATTGAAAGTTTGAGAAAATACTGTATTTGATGTAACAGAATTGATGTATCATTTCTATTGTTAATAAATATTATAAAAAGTGGGATAAAAATAAGAAAAAATCAAAGTTTTTTATCCCATAATTAATATCAATTAACCGGAAAAGCTGTATTTAATCTAGTAAGAAAGACTATTCCTGTAATGAGTCGTGACTAGATAATATGAATAAACTGCTGACAATCGCAATTCCTACATATAACTGTGCAGTTACACTAGATGAGCAACTGGGATGGTTGGCAAATGCGATCGCAGGTTATGAATCTGAGTGTGAAGTCTTGATTTCTGACAATGCATCTCAGGATAATACGCAGGCAGTTATTAAAAAATGGCAAGAAAATTTAAGCAATGTTGACTTTCGAGTTAACCAAAATCTAATTAATATCGGAGTGATGAAAAATATTGCTTACTGCCTCAAAAGTACCAGTAGTAAGTATGTTTGGGTAATTGGTGATGATGAAACAATTCAAACTAATGCTGTAAGTTATGTGATTCAAAATTTAAAAGCACATCCTGATTTATCACTACTTAGTCTCAATTATTCTCGATTTGACTTACCTAATAATAGAATAGTTAAGGGTCGTAATTTTGACATTGCTGAAGAAGAGTTAGTTGTGGATGGTAGAACATTTATAGAGAATAATATCTCAGAAAATATTTTTGGCTTAGGATTTATAAGCGCCCAAATATACCAAACTGAAGTTGTTCAATTAGCTTTAGAAATCTGGAAATCAAGCATTAATAACCTGGAAGGACAGATATATTGGGGTGCGTTTTGCGCTCTACAAGGAAGTATTAAATTTAGCCGTGATGTTTATTTAGTTTATACCTATGGGACTAATGCATTGGCAAATCAGAGGCTGTGGTTTCGGGTACGTTATGCCGATTTACCGATAGTTTATGCTAAATTGCGGGAAATTGGATACAGTCGAAATTTTTGTCGAGAATTAATTATTAAACACTTCACAACCAAAAATAATGCAAAGATGATTTTGGGTGCAATCAGAAGATGGCCCGTTTTGGGAGTTAAAACTGTGTCACTTTATTTGATTTTGGTGTGTGCTTCAATTGCATCAAGTATTTTAAGCCCGAAAGAAGTCAAAGTATAGTCTTGACAGTCCCCTATTCATGAGCAGGCTTCCGCCGTGAGCGTCAGCGTTCGACTGAGCGCTCACCCACCTATTTACCTTGAACACCAACTAATAAATAAGTCATCATTTTTCCCTTACCCTTAATTTCGATTTCACCACGCTGTTGCAGTTCAAATTTATCTTTCAATAAATTATATGTAACTTCTGTTACTTGAATTTGTCCAGGAATGCCTTGGGATTCCATTCTACTGGCTATATTGACCGTATCTCCCCAGAGGTCATAGGTAAACTTTTTAATTCCAATTACACCTGCCACTACAGAACCACTGTGGATACCAATGCGGATATTGAGGTTTTGTTGATTCTCTTGGTTGAATTGCGCGATCGCGTCTTGCATATCTAGCGCCATAAATGCGATAGCATCAGCATGATCCTGTCTTCGCATCGGTAAACCACCCACCACCATGTAAGCATCACCAATGGTTTTAATCTTTTCTAGGTTATAGCGATCGCATAACAGATCAAATGCTGAGAAAATCTGATTCAGGAGTTTAACTAGTTGAATTGCACTAACTTGGGATGCAATTTGAGTAAAACCAACTAAATCAGCAAATAACACCGAAACATCAGCATAATCTTCGGCAATGTTGCCAGGATATTGCTTCAACTGATTGGCAATCACTTCTGGTAAGATGTTTAGCAACAAACGTTCTGTTTGTTCTTGTTGCTGACGCAGGGCAATTTCTGCTGCGATGCGACTGGTAATATCTCGAAAAATTCCCCTGGTTGCCACTGGTTTCCCATCGACAAATCTACAACTAATATTTCCTTCCAAAACAACTTGGTTGCCATTTTTAGTCATTAAAACTGTTTGAATCTGCTCAAAACCATTCCCAGATAAAATTCTAGTAAAAGACTGTCGAGAACTACTACGATATTCAGGATGAATGATATCAATAATGTTGATATTTTCGATATCTGCTTGAGAATATCCCATGGTTTCATACCAAGCACGATTAGCATAAATGAATCGTCCGTAGGGATTTACCGAAATAATTAAATCATTGGCATTTTCAAATAAATCACGATATCTTTCTTCACTCGCTAAAAGTGCTTCTTCTGCATGTTTGCGTTTGATAAATTCAGCAATTTGGCTACCAACAGAAACCATCATCTGTAATAAGTCAATATCAGGTGGTTGAACCTCACGGCTAAAAAAAGTCATCACCCCAAAAATTTGGTTATCATCAAGGATGGGAAAACCAAATGCCGCGTGCAAATTACAGTTTGCTGCTAACTGGGAACGACTTTCATCATAGAGATTTTGGGTTACGTCTTCATCCTCGACAATATCACGCACCCACAAAGGTGAACCCATTAACCAAACTCTACCAGGTAAACCCATCCCCAAAGAATAGGTAGTTTGCCAGGTTAAAGCTTTAAATTCACGCACTGAGACAATACGAGAAGACCAAATTTCTACACATCGTAAAATTGGATCCACATAACTTGATTCTGATGGGATTGATATATATTCACTTGATGTCCAAAGTTCTCCCAAATCCCATCCCAAGCTTTCACAAACTATTCGCAAAATCTCTGGCATTGCCTGTTTAAGGGATTGAGATTCTGATAAAATCCGTGTAATTCCAAATTGGGTACAATTGCGTTGTTGTCTACGTTGTCTAGCTGTAATATCCCGACCGACATAAATAATATCTTCGGAAGTTTGATCTGCTTTGATGATGACAGAACAGGAGAAAGAAACTAGCAATTTTTCTCGATTTTTATTTTTACAAACAACTTCAACATTTTTTAAATATTCCTGAAATGCGCCAGGTCTTTGAATTGCTTGCTGTAAAAGTTGATTTTCATCAATGATTAAAGAAATCTTTTGGTTAACTAACTCTTCTTCCCTATATCCAAATAAATTAACTGCGGCTCGATTGATTTTTTTAATATATCCAGATTTTGTAGTTACTATCAATGCATCTCCCATTGAAGTAATAACTTTATCCATGTAGTTTTTATAGGAAGACAAAACACTAGATAGTAAACCCAATTCGTGATATTTTTGCATCACTTTTCTTTTGACTATGATCTTTTCTGTGATATCTTCAAATAAAACAGTCAGATAATTATCAGGTGTTTGATTTGTTATTGCTTGGTCACAAAAAATATATATATCAAGATATCTATCTGGTTTATCAATATAAGAGCGCTGAATTTCTTCTAATTCAAATAAATCTTGTTGTCCTTGTAAAATTGAGATTAAAATTTCTTCGATTCCCATCAATTCTGGGAAACTTAATCTTGCATCATTACCTATATGAAGTTCAGTTTGGGAATCTGCAAATAGATGGAGTTCATCTGACATTTCCACAATTAAAAAATCGCTATTTAACACCAAACGCTCAAATTTGCGTGTTTTTGTCATATGCTTGCCAAAAATGCGATTTAATACTTGATACTTCATTGGGCTACGACGGTAATAACTTCAATATAAAACCTGAATGCGAGAAAAAGGTAAAATAATCACACAAATATAACTAAGACAGCTACTGCCTTAGAATCGGATATCTATTATTTCGATCGACTATCGAACCTAGTTCTTTTCTGTCATAGAATTGAACTCGTAGCACCGCTGATGATTCTCTAACTAACTAAGTGTTCCAAAAATTGACTCAATATACAAGTCCCTAATCAAAAAATAATCTGAGAATTAATTATGCAGCTTCAGAGAGCGTCTAACGACGCTCAAGCTAAAAAATTGCTTAAAATGGCAAAAACTGCAATAAAACAGAGGCAACACCACTGAAGAAATCAAAAAAGCTGGGTTTCCCTGTGCTGACTTTACCTTCTTGGGGTGCTTTAAGTTCCATAATAAAAGCTTGAGTAGTCAGCTTTCCATTATCATTATTTTGACTGGTAAAAAGCTTTTCAGCGACTTGAGCATCTTGGAATGCACCGGAACGATCAAAAGTTTGGTAACGGGTGATACCACGAGCCAGGTATGCACCAGCATATTCTGGCTTGAGTGCGATCGCTTGATTAAAGTAATCCATAGCCTGCTGATGGTTTCCCTTATCAGCAGAATTTACTCCCAAAGCATAAAATTCCTCTGGTGTTGCTACTTGGGAAGGAATTCCCACTGCACCTTGGAAATTTGCCCCATTAATTGCCGAATTCGTTAATTGAGCATTATGCAGGTAAGCATTTCTCAAATCTGTACCCGCTAAATTTGCCCCGTCTAGCTTGGCACCACTGAGATTAGCACCAAACAAACTAGCACCAGTTAAGTTGGCACCACGTAAATCGGCACCTGTTAAATTAGCGCGGCTCAAATTGGCACCAGTCAAATTAGCACCACTTAAATTAGCCCCCACCAAATCAGCCATAACTAAGCCAGCACCGCTCAAATCACAGGCTTGGCAGTTCTTGTTAGCTAATAATTGTCGGAATTGTTCTGAATTAGCACCATAGGCAGTAGAAGCCATCAGAGTCATGGTACTGAAAAATGTAGCGGCAGCGATAACCTGGCTTTTCATAAAACGCGATCGCAATCTATATGTTTTAGTTGATACTCAACCTTAACTTATAAAAATACAGATACCAGTCAGCCAGATTCGCCAAAAAACGCTCTGATTCAAGATTTAGAGCTAATTTTTTATCTAATTTGCGGATTTTCCACTTTAGTCACCACAAAAAATGAATGTTGAGGAGATCTGACTTCATTCTGGTTTTGTCTGGGAGAAAACCCGTTAAAGTTGACAAATAAACTCAATGTAAATGTTAAACCAACCGCCAATATAAGCTTTTCCCACATAGCAAACCTCCACAGCAACCACAAGTAACTATTACTTATAATCTATCGCTGGTTTAATTTATAGTTTGTCTACATTCAACCTAAGTTATGGGTGGATATAACCTAGGTGATTGAAATCTCTGCAATTTGTGACATTCGTCACTCATAGCTATTTGATACGAATAAAATACTCTCACTTGAAGCTGAGTAGGATAGTGAGGTTAGGAACCAGAATTAACCTATACTGACCGATGTGCTCTATTAAAAATTCATAACATGTCTCATATTGGTATTCTTTGTCCTGGAGCAATTGGGCACCTCAACCCAATGTGTAACCTGGGAATTGAACTATTGCGTCGCGGACACAAAGTCACATTGTTTGGTGTACCAGAAGTCAAGGAAAAAATTGCTCAGTCCAACTTAGAGTTTTATGAAATCGGAGCTAGTGATTTTCCTATTGGTAGCATAGAAAACATGTATGCTCAACTGGGGAAATTAACCGGATTGGAAGGTTCTAAATTAGTCATCCAGTTTTTTAAAAAAGAAGCTGATATGTTGTTTCGTGAGGCTCCCAATGCTATCCGTAGCGCTGGAATAGAACTTCTGCTAGTAGATCAAGTTACTGGTGCAGGGGGAACCATCGCCGATTATCTTAACTTACCATTCATTACAATTTGCAACGCCTTACCTCTAAATCAAGAACCTGGTATTCCACCTTCCTTTACTCACTGGGAATATCAAAATATTTGGTGGGCTAAACTACGCAATCAATTAGGATATACTCTAATCAATTATCTAACCCAACCTATTTGGGATACGCTAGTTCAGCAAAGAAAAAAATGGCATTTGCCACCTCACCATACGCGAAGTGATTTATATTCGCAACTTGCCCAAATTGCTCAATTACCTCAGCAACTCGATTTTCCCCGCGAGAAAATCGTACCTTGGTTTCATTATGCAGGGCTTCTCAAAAACCCTTCAAATATAGAACCTGTATCCTTAAATAACCAGTCTTTCTCTTTTGAACATCTCAACGACAAGCCACTAATATACGCAAATTTAGGTACACTACAAAGCCATAATTGGCAAATTTTTCATCGCATTGCAGAATCTTGTTTAGATATTGACGCACAGTTAGTTATTTCCTTAGGAAATCCGAAAGCAGACCCCTCCAAGACCAATTTCCCTGGCAATCCACTTGTGGTTCCTTTCCCACCTCACCAAAAACTCATTGATCGTTCGGGGTTAGTGATCACTCATGCAGGTAGCACAGCGGTAAGTTGTTTAAGTAGTGGAGTTCCCATGGTTGCGATTCCGATTACTACCGATCAACCTGGTATGGCAGCAAGGGTTGCTCAAGCTGGTGCGGGTGAAGTTGTTTCTCTGAAAAAACTGAATGCTTCCAACTTAAAGTCGGCAATTAAACGAGTACTGGAAAATCCCACTTATCGAGATAATGCGGAGAAATTACGTTCTGCTATTCAGGATGCAGGAGGAGTAAACTATGCTACCGATGTTATCGAACAGGTGATACATACCAAAGCCCCTGTTTTACAGCTATTTTCAGTTAAATAGACCACATTGCAGGGGTTTAGCATTGCTAAACCCTTAAGGTTGATATGGTTTAAATAGGTGAAAACTGATGTAAATAGTCACCTGCATGATTCTGTTACAAATAATTTCTCATTTTCGTGATTACCAATTGACAGAACACGTAAACTAGATCGAGAGATGCGATAAATCGTGTCTCTATCTTATTAACTTTGTCGCTTTATTTTTGAGAATTACTATAAAGCAGCCTATGGCAACCACTTAAACTCTGCAACGGAACTTTGAAATACTCATCTTTGCAGCATAATTGCACCTGTGGTATTGGCACCATCTAACAACGCACCACTCAAATTTGCTCCTTTGAGATTTGCACCCCCAAGGTTTGCACCTCTTAAATCAGCACCACTCAAATTCGCATTTACTAAGTTCGCTTGAGTCAAGTTTGCCCCACCAAGATTTGCACCACTCAAATCAACACCACTCAAATTTCCCCGACTCAAATTTGCCCCACCTAATTGCGCTTTGCTTAAGTTCATTGTTTGGAAATTCCTACCTTGCCAGTTAACACCACCAAAGTTTTTCGGAGTATCAACTTTGGGGATAACTACTGTCGCAGATGTACTGCCTTCACTGGAAGATGTGACGGATGTTTCAACTGGTGCTGTGTCTGTGGGTATAGTAGATGTTTCTGATGTAGATATTTCAGACTTTATCGGGTTTTCCGCAGCTTTGAGAACTACATAAATCCCAACTCCAGCCAGACAAATTGCCCCAGTCAATATTGTGGTGAGGGTAATAAGCAATTTATGACGCTGATTTGAGTGGTGCATAAGCCCTACCCGAATATTTTTTTACACAGTCTTAGATAAATTGTCGCCGAATTAGTTTCCCGTTGTCTAGTATTTTTTATCAAGTCTGGATAAAGCAGTTTTTATATTGTTTGACTAATTAGCTAATAACTGTTTACTGATTTTTAACAACACATTGGGGAAATTGCCGTTTTAATGCCAAAAATACCGGACAAGCAGCTTGTTCTTGGAGATTTTCGGGTTTACTCCAGGTAAAAGGTGCTTTTTGTGCCGCAGACATCCACAGTAAGCGTTTTGCCCTGGTCATGGCAACATAGAGTAAACGGTATTCTTCAGCGGTTTTCAGGTATTTTGCTTGTTCCCAAGCTGCGGTAACATCTGGCACTGCTTCTTGGTGCAGTGCAGAACGAATTTGAGCGCGGGCAACTTCGGAAAGGGTAAAGTTTCCCAGGAATTGCCTTTGGGGAGGAACCCAGAATCTGCCGGGTATTAAATTTTCATGCAGAAAAGGTAGAAATACGTAATCCCAATCTAGCCCCTTGGCTTTGTGCATGGTGATAATTGTTAACTGCCCTTTCCCGGTGTAGCGGGCTTCGATATTTTCGGTTTCCACCGACTCAAAGCGCTCAGAACTAACGATTTCACTCAATATAACTAACATCCCACCCAGAGAATTATTGGTGGAGATTTGTATATTTACCCGCTCTGCTAGCTTGTCGGCTGTGGCAAGTTCTGCTTGGTCGTAGTTGAGGGTGAGGGCAAGAAAGGGTATGAGTTGATACAGTGGCAACTCTAAACGAGCGCGAAGTAAACTCCGACACAGGTGTGCAGCTTTTTCTACGTCTGCGGTTGGAGGTGCTGTGAGGGGACTGGGATAGAGGAAGTCTTCGGGGAGAGATGCTAAGGCGTTCAAATCTTGGGTTGGTATCAATTGGCGCTGTACCATGACTTGAAGGGCAGCTTTTAAGTAGTCTGGGGAGTGAGGGCGATCGCATAACTGGAGAAGTGCTAGTATTTCCTCAGGTACGTGGGAATGGCGATCGCGTTCTCCGGCATCGTACAGGATAATATTATTTTGTTTACAAATTGGGGCGAGTTTTTCGGCAAGGAAGCGTCCTTGACGGTTTTCCCTCACTAGGATTGCAGCGGAGATTTGGCTGGGTTCGGGTGTGAATAGTTCGATGATGCGTTGTGATAGTAATTCGACGGTGTGGTGGATGTCGCGGGGGGTATATAGTTCTAACCCTCTTCCCACATGTTCTGGATTCGCGTTGGGTTGGGGGTCTGTGGGGTCTACAGGGTGAATGATTTGGGGACGGAAGGGGGTGAGGAAGTTTTTCGGGTTATGTTCTGATTCTGGGTTGCCTTGGTAGCGGCTATTTACCCAATTTAAGGCGAAATTTGCCGCTTCGATGACGATTTTGGTACTGCGTCCAGCGACATCCATTGTCGCAAGTCGGTTGATGTTGCTACATTCTGAGCAAAATTCCCGAAAGTAGATGGGATCTGCGGGGGTAAAGGTGGAATTAATGGCTTGATTTGGATCGCCGACACGGATTAAGTTAATGTTGGGGTTGGGTGTCGCATCGGTGGCTAAGATTTCTAAGAGTTGGGTTTGTAAAGGGCTAGAATCTTGGGCTTCATCTTCAAAGACTGCAAATACTTGGTTTTGCTCGATTTTTCGGGCGGAAGGGTTATTCAGGACACGTAATGCTGCTAAAATCATGTCATCGTAATCGATGAAGTCCCTTAGCTGCATCAAGTTTTTATATTGTTCATACAATCCGGCGGCGATGCTGAGGATGCCGTACTCATCGTTGGTTTGATGGGTGAGTTTTCGTAGTTCCTGGGGGAATATTCCCGAACTTTTGGCTTCGTGAATAACTGTTGTGGCTAGTTCTGGTAGCACTTCGGTACGTAATACCGATTGTCTCCGTAATCTTTCGGTTTCTTCCCCATCAAATTGTGTTCCTTCCAAAAGTCTCAAATAGTCTTGGGGATGGGAAGATATCCAATTTTCCACAGCGGTGCGGATGAATCTGTGGCTTTGGTTGGGTGTAATTAAAGTGACGTTTTCTAGGTCTAAACCAGATAATTCGGGATGACGACTGGCAATATTTAAGGCTAATCCGTGGAGAGTTTGGACGATAAAGCCTGTTTGGGGTAGGGATAATTTCTTTAAATATTCACGAATCTTAATTTTAATATTAGCAGCCGCAGAACGGGTAAAAGTCACAACCACCAGTTGTCTGCGGTTATTTTTGAATCCATTTTCTGCTTGTTGGTATTGCCGCGCGATCGCTATTGCCGCAGCAGCCGCCATTCCTGTAGACTTGCCTGCACCGGGGACTGCGGATACTGCCAATTTTCCCGATTCCCAATCTGCCATTTTTTGCTGTCCCAATCGCAAACTGTCACGAATTCCGTTGATTGCCGAAGTTCGTGAAAATGTTGTTGGTGTGGGTGTGAGTGGTGGGGAATCAGGCATATATCTTAATTATACTCTGAGTGGTTAGCTATTAGCTCAACTCAGGTATTCTATAAGTCCAATTTTGAATGATTATTATCTGCTGACTGCGATGGTTTTGTTAGAATTACACTGCTAAACTTTTAACTAAAGGCACGAGGAAAGCTTTGATGAATACTGTTGTGCTAAATCTAGAACCGATTGTTCATTTAACCGATGATCAATTTTATCAATTGTGTATTGTCAATCATGACTTAAATCTGGAGATGAATGCAGCAGGAGAATTAATAATTATGCCACCAGTGGGAGGAGAAAGCGGAAATCAAGAAGCTGGATTGATCACTGATTTAGAAATTTGGAATCGTCAAGCTAAATTAGGGAAAGTTTTTAGTTCTTCAACTATCTTTATACTGCCTAATGGTGCAAAACGTTCTCCTGATGCTGCTTGGGTAAAATTGGAACGTTGGGAAGCTTTAACGTTAGAAG includes:
- a CDS encoding cysteine desulfurase family protein, with the translated sequence MHRPIYLDNHATTPVDRRVVDAMLPYFYEHFGNPSSVNHQYGWEAEAAVKQVREVLATAINASPEEIIFTSGATEANNLAIKGVAEAYFAKGQHIITVVTEHNAVIDPCKYLETLGFEVTFLPVDKDGLINLIEFKKAIRSDTILVSIMAANNEIGVLQPLAEIGEICREHGIIFHSDAAQAIGKIPLDVQSMKIDLMSLTAHKVYGPKGIGALYVRRRNPRVKLTAQQHGGGHERGMRSGTLYTPQIVGFGKAVEIALAEQVVENQRLRQLQQSLWGVISQLEGIHLNGHPIQRLSGNLNISVEGVNGAALLLGLQSIVALSSGSACSSTSSKSSHVLLALGHSESLADASLRIGIGRFNTELEIDQVGQQIVETIESLRKYCI
- a CDS encoding glycosyltransferase family 2 protein; amino-acid sequence: MNKLLTIAIPTYNCAVTLDEQLGWLANAIAGYESECEVLISDNASQDNTQAVIKKWQENLSNVDFRVNQNLINIGVMKNIAYCLKSTSSKYVWVIGDDETIQTNAVSYVIQNLKAHPDLSLLSLNYSRFDLPNNRIVKGRNFDIAEEELVVDGRTFIENNISENIFGLGFISAQIYQTEVVQLALEIWKSSINNLEGQIYWGAFCALQGSIKFSRDVYLVYTYGTNALANQRLWFRVRYADLPIVYAKLREIGYSRNFCRELIIKHFTTKNNAKMILGAIRRWPVLGVKTVSLYLILVCASIASSILSPKEVKV
- a CDS encoding adenylate/guanylate cyclase domain-containing protein is translated as MTKTRKFERLVLNSDFLIVEMSDELHLFADSQTELHIGNDARLSFPELMGIEEILISILQGQQDLFELEEIQRSYIDKPDRYLDIYIFCDQAITNQTPDNYLTVLFEDITEKIIVKRKVMQKYHELGLLSSVLSSYKNYMDKVITSMGDALIVTTKSGYIKKINRAAVNLFGYREEELVNQKISLIIDENQLLQQAIQRPGAFQEYLKNVEVVCKNKNREKLLVSFSCSVIIKADQTSEDIIYVGRDITARQRRQQRNCTQFGITRILSESQSLKQAMPEILRIVCESLGWDLGELWTSSEYISIPSESSYVDPILRCVEIWSSRIVSVREFKALTWQTTYSLGMGLPGRVWLMGSPLWVRDIVEDEDVTQNLYDESRSQLAANCNLHAAFGFPILDDNQIFGVMTFFSREVQPPDIDLLQMMVSVGSQIAEFIKRKHAEEALLASEERYRDLFENANDLIISVNPYGRFIYANRAWYETMGYSQADIENINIIDIIHPEYRSSSRQSFTRILSGNGFEQIQTVLMTKNGNQVVLEGNISCRFVDGKPVATRGIFRDITSRIAAEIALRQQQEQTERLLLNILPEVIANQLKQYPGNIAEDYADVSVLFADLVGFTQIASQVSAIQLVKLLNQIFSAFDLLCDRYNLEKIKTIGDAYMVVGGLPMRRQDHADAIAFMALDMQDAIAQFNQENQQNLNIRIGIHSGSVVAGVIGIKKFTYDLWGDTVNIASRMESQGIPGQIQVTEVTYNLLKDKFELQQRGEIEIKGKGKMMTYLLVGVQGK
- a CDS encoding pentapeptide repeat-containing protein codes for the protein MKSQVIAAATFFSTMTLMASTAYGANSEQFRQLLANKNCQACDLSGAGLVMADLVGANLSGANLTGANLSRANLTGADLRGANLTGASLFGANLSGAKLDGANLAGTDLRNAYLHNAQLTNSAINGANFQGAVGIPSQVATPEEFYALGVNSADKGNHQQAMDYFNQAIALKPEYAGAYLARGITRYQTFDRSGAFQDAQVAEKLFTSQNNDNGKLTTQAFIMELKAPQEGKVSTGKPSFFDFFSGVASVLLQFLPF
- a CDS encoding glycosyltransferase; its protein translation is MSHIGILCPGAIGHLNPMCNLGIELLRRGHKVTLFGVPEVKEKIAQSNLEFYEIGASDFPIGSIENMYAQLGKLTGLEGSKLVIQFFKKEADMLFREAPNAIRSAGIELLLVDQVTGAGGTIADYLNLPFITICNALPLNQEPGIPPSFTHWEYQNIWWAKLRNQLGYTLINYLTQPIWDTLVQQRKKWHLPPHHTRSDLYSQLAQIAQLPQQLDFPREKIVPWFHYAGLLKNPSNIEPVSLNNQSFSFEHLNDKPLIYANLGTLQSHNWQIFHRIAESCLDIDAQLVISLGNPKADPSKTNFPGNPLVVPFPPHQKLIDRSGLVITHAGSTAVSCLSSGVPMVAIPITTDQPGMAARVAQAGAGEVVSLKKLNASNLKSAIKRVLENPTYRDNAEKLRSAIQDAGGVNYATDVIEQVIHTKAPVLQLFSVK
- a CDS encoding pentapeptide repeat-containing protein, whose amino-acid sequence is MHHSNQRHKLLITLTTILTGAICLAGVGIYVVLKAAENPIKSEISTSETSTIPTDTAPVETSVTSSSEGSTSATVVIPKVDTPKNFGGVNWQGRNFQTMNLSKAQLGGANLSRGNLSGVDLSGANLGGANLTQANLVNANLSGADLRGANLGGANLKGANLSGALLDGANTTGAIMLQR
- a CDS encoding ATP-dependent helicase; this encodes MPDSPPLTPTPTTFSRTSAINGIRDSLRLGQQKMADWESGKLAVSAVPGAGKSTGMAAAAAIAIARQYQQAENGFKNNRRQLVVVTFTRSAAANIKIKIREYLKKLSLPQTGFIVQTLHGLALNIASRHPELSGLDLENVTLITPNQSHRFIRTAVENWISSHPQDYLRLLEGTQFDGEETERLRRQSVLRTEVLPELATTVIHEAKSSGIFPQELRKLTHQTNDEYGILSIAAGLYEQYKNLMQLRDFIDYDDMILAALRVLNNPSARKIEQNQVFAVFEDEAQDSSPLQTQLLEILATDATPNPNINLIRVGDPNQAINSTFTPADPIYFREFCSECSNINRLATMDVAGRSTKIVIEAANFALNWVNSRYQGNPESEHNPKNFLTPFRPQIIHPVDPTDPQPNANPEHVGRGLELYTPRDIHHTVELLSQRIIELFTPEPSQISAAILVRENRQGRFLAEKLAPICKQNNIILYDAGERDRHSHVPEEILALLQLCDRPHSPDYLKAALQVMVQRQLIPTQDLNALASLPEDFLYPSPLTAPPTADVEKAAHLCRSLLRARLELPLYQLIPFLALTLNYDQAELATADKLAERVNIQISTNNSLGGMLVILSEIVSSERFESVETENIEARYTGKGQLTIITMHKAKGLDWDYVFLPFLHENLIPGRFWVPPQRQFLGNFTLSEVARAQIRSALHQEAVPDVTAAWEQAKYLKTAEEYRLLYVAMTRAKRLLWMSAAQKAPFTWSKPENLQEQAACPVFLALKRQFPQCVVKNQ
- a CDS encoding Uma2 family endonuclease, coding for MNTVVLNLEPIVHLTDDQFYQLCIVNHDLNLEMNAAGELIIMPPVGGESGNQEAGLITDLEIWNRQAKLGKVFSSSTIFILPNGAKRSPDAAWVKLERWEALTLEERRKFPPLVPDFLIELRSQTDRLATIQEKMQEYIKNGLGLGWLINPQDNQVEIYRLFQAVEVVQIPTIISGEDVLPGFELKFPN